The stretch of DNA ATACGCCGCGCCAACCGCTTTGAAGCGTTCTTCGGCCTTCTTGTCATTAGGGTTGTGGTCAGGATGATATTGCTTGGCCAGCTTACGGTAGGCGCTGCGAATTTCCTTGTCCGTCGCGCTGCGTGCGAGCCCAAGCGCCGCATAAGGATCGCTCACGCCGCTTTCTCCTTCTGAATGGTTACAGGATATTTCATCATGAAACCAATGTCGTGAGCCAAGCGGCCTGAATCAAGCATTTTCACCGTGAGAAAGCCTTGGCGAGGATGCTTTGTTTCGCTGCGTCGATCGGCAGGCTGGTATCGCGCAGGGCCATGCCCTGCCAACCCGCTCCCATGGAGATGTAAAGATCGACCGCATCATGCAGGCGCGCCGTGCGTGCAACGGCTTCACGATCCTGGGCGCCGAGCATGGTCCGTTGCGTCGTCAGCACGTTCAGGTAATCGGTCAGGCCGGCCGCATAGAGACGACGGGCGCGGTCCGCAGCCTGCTCGCTTTCGATGGCCGCTTTATGAAGCTGCTGGACGTAATTCTCATCATCTTGCCAGGCAGTCATGGCGTCCTCAACTTCCCGGAAGCCATTGAGAACCGAACGGCGATAATTCAGTCGGCTTGCCTCGGCATGCGCACGCGCCTCGACGACTTGCGATGTGAAACGTCCACCATGCATCAAGGGCAATGTCGCCAACATCATGAACGACCAGCTCATCGCATTCACCTGAAACGCCTGGTACATGGCCGAGGCATTCGGGTTGAAATTCAGCGGGATTGAGAAATGCGGGTAGAGCTGGGCGACGGCGACGCCGATACGCGCAGTATCTTCGGCGTATTGACGTTCGGCCTGACGAATATCGGGGCGGTTGGCGACGACGATCGAAGGCAATGTCGCCGGGAAACGCGGCAGGTTCGGCAGTTTGACGGAGCCGTCTGCCTCTTTAGGAACTTCTTCGAGTTCTTTTTCTAGATCACCAGGCATATCGCCGACCAGCACCGCAACGGTATGAGCGATCTTGCTCAATTGCGTATGAAGCGGTTCAAGCGTGGCGCGCTCACTGTCACGCTCGCTCAGCGCCTGCGCGGTTTGCAGTGTATTGCCGACGCCCTCTAAATAAAGGCGTTGCGTCAGATCGACTTCGCTTTGCGCATTCCGCACGTTGGCCTCGGCGATCGCCAGACGCAACTGCGTTCCGCGCAGGGACATGTAGTTGTTCGCAAGTTCCGAAAGCAGCGTGACGAGCGTGGCGCGGCGCGCTTCGATGGTGGCGTCGATCGCGCGTTCGCTAGCCTGCACTTCACGGCGGATACGACCGAAAACGTCGATTTCCCAGCTTGCTTTCGCGCCATAGCTCAGAACGGAAGCTTGAGGCTGGTTCGCTGGATTGCCGGGTCGCAAAGGCCAGTTATCGACATTGACCGAATAACGATTATCGCCGCCACCGGCCGTGGCGTCGAGCTGCGGATACCATGCCGAAGCAGCTTCTTCGCGCATGGCGCGACCAGCGATGATACGTTGATCGGCGATCAACAGATCGTAATTGCCTTTAATGGCGAGCGCGACGAGGCGATTGAGCAGCGGGTCGTTGAACTGGCCCCACCACTCTTTCATCTCCGCTTCCGTGCGGGCGATTTCCTCCGCCGTTGCCGGATGGGGCGTTTCGGTAAACGCATCCGGCAACTTCATCCGGTCCGGCTCATATTTCGGCCCGACGGTGCAGGCGCTCAGCAAGCATGTGCTTAGAAAAAGCGAAGCCGCGCGTTTTACGAATTTGCCCATGATCAGAGGTGGTTCTGCAGCCAGGTCGTCAACTGGCCTCGCTGTCCGCGAGGCGGATTGCCGACAGTGACGGTGCAAGTCATGCCGGCGGCCAAGATCACTTCCGGCGGCACGCGATCAAGATGGATACGCACCGGAATACGCTGCGCCAGACGGACCCAGGTGAAGATTGGGTTTACATCCTGCAGGCCCAGCTTATCAGGCACGCCATTCTGATCGCTGATACCACGCGCGATCGAGACGACATGCGCCGGGATAATTTCGCGATAACCCATGAGTTTGACGCGCGCGACATCGCCGACATGCACGCCCCACATCTTCGTTTCCTCGAAATAGCCGTTGATCCAATAGCTATTGGAGTCGATGACGGCCATGCGGGATTCACCGGCATGGGCATAATCGCCCACTCGCAAGTTCAGGTTCGTGACGTAACCCTCCACCGGCGAATAAACGATGGAACGTTGCAAGTTCAACTTGGCGACATCCAAGGAAGCCTTGGCGGCATTCACCGCATCTTCTTGCGTTTCTACATTCGAATTGTAGATTTCCTGCTCTTCCGCCGAGACGATCCCGTTCAGGCCCATACGGCGTTTCGCATCGTTGCGGCGCAGCTTCAAATCTTCCTCGACGCTGGCCAGATGGGCCTCTGCCTCACGGATCGCCAGTTTGAAGCGCATGGGATCAAGCACGAAGAGCGGATCGCCACGATGGACGAAATCGTTATCGTGCACAGGCACGCTGACCACGGTGCCCGAAACTTCAGGAGCCGCATCGACCACATAAACGCGCACGCGACCGTCACGCGTCCAGGGCGCGATCATATAAGTTTCCCACAGCGTATAGCCGAGCAGAATGGCTACGCCGAGCACCGCCAGGGTCAAGACGATTCGAATCAGCGTACGAGTCAGCAACACAGAAGGAAGCTCCCTTCAGTTGGCGTTGAAAGGACGATTTCCCACGCGCGGAGGTCAGAACGGCCGCTTGGTTCAGACATACAAAACCAGAAGGCACAAAACGCTGGCGTAAAGCGCCACTTCGAACAAAGCGACATGCCAGAACCATTCGATCGCCCCGGTTCGCCATAAGATAAAGCGAATCAGCAACGTTACGGGAATAGCAGCAATGGCATAGACGGCGATTGGCGCAATAAAGACGCCGAAAATATCGAACTCCGAAAGCATCTAGAGAGTCCGATATCTATTGTTTTGAGAAATATCGGGATGAAAACGCCAATTCATCACGTCATTAAAGACGATCGACCGATGGCTTTGCCGATCTATCTTGCCTTTAACTGGCTGATCGTCATGCGTGCGGGAGTTGGCGTGCATACCCTTTCCGGTTCATCTCATGCCGGAAGCACAGTGGTTCCGGTCGATCTCACCGTCATAAGCGATACGCAAAGTATTGACCAGCGCCGCAACGCTTAATTTTCCATAAGGTTCCGTCATCTCCCATATGTGCGACAGGAGATGACGGACATCACGTACCTGTGATTACTTGCGCATGAAGATGTTACGCAGGCCACTTGCAGCGCGACGACCCGTAAACCGCCCGATCGGTCCAAGCAGAATACCTGTCAGCGTAGAGATGGCGATTGCTTGCTTGAATTCGATGAATTTGCGGTCACGACGCACACGCGCTTCGAATTCCACCGGATCGGCAACGCGGCGTAGTCCAAGCAATCCGAAAATCACCACGAACAGCAGATCGACACCTAAAACGAAAAATGCCGAGCCCAATGCGCTGAAATGAAAGACGTCCAGGGCGAAGGCCCACATCACACCGTGAACGGAGACAAGCGCGAACAGCCCGAATATGGCGGCGACAACGAAATAGGCAACGCGGCGACCGATTCGCAGCGCCATGCGCTGCATCACCTGTCCCTGTGCCTGAAGGGCCTCCTGGCCGAGATCAATAACCTTCATTGGAAGTTGTCAACTTTCCGGTTGCGGGAGCGGACAGTGAAAAACGCCGAGCTTTTTGCCGGAAATGAACTTCCCACTCGGCGCCCTCCAGGCTGGCGACCCTGAAGTTAATTCCAGGCCGCCCTGATCCTATGCAATGCGGCCTTACTTAGAGATACGTCCCGCAATAAAGCCAACGACCGCAGAAATCAAAATTGCCGCCAGAGGACGAGCGCGCACGCGCGTCTCGACATTATGCACCTGATAGTCGCGCAGTTCACGCGCATTGGCGACGGCGTGATCGGCGCGATCTGCCGCCTCGAGCAGGGCCGGATTGATGCGGTCATGCAAAAGCTGTTCGAGCTGCGTCTTAAGAGAGTCGAGCTGCTCTTGGGCGCTCTTGGCGGCAACTTCGACTGAATCCTTGACGTTCTTATTGCTCATGACAAATCTCCCTAACGCGGCACCTGCCGCGCTTTTCTTTTCATGTCGAACGCTCAACGGAGCGCTGAGGTTTCATGTCCGCTTCGCAGCGACGCCCTATCCCACGTCTTTCACTGCGCGAGATCAAGCTCACAAATCATTCTTCCGCGCTTCGCCTCGATGTCGCAAGCGGCGAACGGCTGGTTTTTTTCGGGGATGCGCCCGCCGAACTCTCGCGACTCTGCGATGTCATTGCAGGCTTCGTCGCACCGGCCAGCGGGGAAATTCTGCTGGATGGGCGCGACATTACCTCTCTCTCCCCCGTGCAACGGCCTATCGGATTGCTCAGCGATCGTGATCCGCTTTTCGAACACCTTACCGTGCGTGGAAATATCGCCTTCCCTTTGCAGGCGCGGAAAGAAACCGCCGCCAACCTCGCTGCGCGCACCAACCGCGTGCTGGCGTTATTGGGTCTGGACGCCGCCGCGGAAAAGCGCGTGGCGGAACTGACGCCCGAACAGGCTTTCCGCACACGCCTAGGGCGACTGATCGCCTACGCGCCATCCGTTATCCTATTGGATGATCCTCTCATCGGCCTGGACGCTGCCGCGACACGCCGAAGCGATGCGCTATTGGCCACGTTGGCGCGCGCGCTGGAACTGACGATCATCTACGCCACGCCGCGCCGCGACGAGGCGCTGCGCCTCGGAAGCCGGATCGCCGTTTTTTCCGGCGCGGAACTGTTGCAATGCGCGGATGCGATGACGCTGCTCGATCGCCCCGAAGATGAGCGCGTCGCGGTGCTGTTCGGCGAGGCCAACGCTCTTCCCGGGCGCGTTTTGGAACTCGATGACGACGTAGCGCGCATTCGCCTCGCGGCTGGCGGCGTGGTCGAAGCGATGGCCGATCCCGAGTTGGAGGAAGATACGTTATGCGATGTCTGTATTCGCCCGGACCGGATCGCGCCACTATTCGGCATGTCGCTTGCTGGTGAGGAAGACGACCCGCCGCTCATGGCGACCTTACAGGACCTTACCCATCTGGGCGATCATGTCCGCATGCGTTTGAGGTTGGAAGACGGGACGGAAATCGAGCTGCGTCGCCCGCCGATGCAGAATCTGCGCGGCGTCGTTCCAGGCGTGAAAGTGCAACTTGCATGGCAGGCGGGTCAGGCAGTGGCATTTCCATTACGGGACGCTCTATAATAGAAGGAACATCTTCTTGTTTCTTGAATCTTTATAGAAAGCTTTCCGTCTGTCTGCCGCTTTTTGGTCCAAGCTCGACGCTCCGTTGCCTTTCCCTCGACGCCCTCGCTGGCGTCGGTCAGGTCGCGCCGTCATTTTAGCCGGGTTATTGTGCACGGCGCCTCTCTGTATGAGCGCGCCAGCTATGGCGCATGGCTGGCTCCAGAACACTTGGCATAATCTTTTCGGCGCCAATGCGGCCTCACGACACAGCCATCACGGCACGCATCACGTGCAACATCACAAGCCCAAAACGCCCGCGCCACCGCCACCGGTTTTCGTCGTTCCCACAGGAACTATCGCGGCCAACGCCCTTTCCATGCCGGATCAGCCCTTCGCACTGCACGAATGGGACGGCTCGCTGATCACGCTGCGCGAACACGCGCTCGGCGCGCCCACGAATTGGGTGGCCGTGCTGATGGACAACACATCTCTACATTTCGCCTGCCGCGACGGGCTTGTGCAGATGCTTCCCACCATCGGCGACAATACCTCCCTCCCCGCCGGCACCTCGCCCTGCGGCTTGCCGGGCGGCCAGAGCAGTCTCGTCCTCGCCTGGGATCGCAGCCGAGTGGGCGATCCCGCACCCGATTGGAGCGATTTTTGGGATGTCGCGCGCCATCCGGGCAAGCGTTCCCTGCGGCTGGACCCGCGCTCGACGTTGGAGATCGCCTTGCTCGCCGATGGTGTCGCTCCGGCGGATGTTTATAGCGTTCTTTCGACGGAAGCTGGCGTAGACCGGGCGTTCCGCAAGCTCGATCAGCTTCGGCCTTATATCGTCTGGTGGCGCACACCGGAGGACGCAACCCGGATCATGAGCAGCGGCGCGGCCTTGATGATCGGAACGCCGATCGACGAACTGGCGGCCTTGCCCAAACCCGTGAATTTCGCTGTGCAATGGCGCCAAAGCCTGCGCCAAAATCTGTCCTGGGCCATCCCACACAATGTGCCCAACCCTTCGGCCGAACATGTCGCCATCGTGCTGCGCGACCAAGCGCCGCGTCATGAAGATACGCAGGACGGACCGTTGCCCGATGGCAGCATCCTGACGATCAACGATAATTTTTGGGCGACCCACCTGGAAAGCCTACAAAAACGTTTTCAGGATTGGTTTTCCCCTCCCCCATGATTGTGGTTGATTTCCTTAGCGTTCTCCTCGGCGTAGGTTTCGGCGCCTTGCTGGGATATGGCCTTCATTGCACTCTCCCGCGTGGCTTGCCGTTGGCATTCGGGCTTCTTGTGCTCATACCAGCGCTAACGCTCGCCTTCGTACTTCCCTTGGTGTTTCGGGAAAGCGCCACGCTTTTTCTGTCTTTCTGCCAGGGTTTTTTGATCGCGCCCGCCGCTCTTTTGCCGCTTGCCGTCAAGCTGGATCGGGTGCCGCCCGGTTTGACGCGCGCAGGGGCGGGTTTGGGGGCGGACAGCGCCATGCGGGTGCGCCTGATCTGGGTGCCACTTCTCGGCCCGGCCGCCACGGCTACAGGCATCGCCATCGTGCTGCTCGGCGTTTTCTGCCTAGCCGCTCAACATCGCTGACATCAAAAAAACCTTGCAGCCTGCGAAGGGAATCATCACTCAAGGCGGCATGACCGATGACGCGCCATTTTGGAAACGCAAATCCCTCGGGGAGATGACAAAAGAGGAATGGGAATCGTTATGCGACGGTTGCGGGCGCTGCTGCCTCCATAAGCTTCGCGATGACGAGACCGACGAAATTCATTACACCAACGTTGCCTGCCGTCTGCTGGATCTCGAAACCTGCCGATGCTCCGATTATATGCATCGTTTCCGCAAGGTTCGGGATTGCGTTTCTCTAACGCCCGCTTTGATGGAAGAAATCGACTGGCTGCCGCCGACCTGCGGTTATCGCTTGGTCCATGAAGGGCGGGACTTACCGGAATGGCATCCTTTACGGTCCGGCAATGAGGAAAGCGTTCATCAAGCGCATATTTCCGGCCAGGGCCGCATCGTCAGCGAACGCCGCGCGGGTGCGCTGGAAGATTACGTTGCCGATTGGCCGGGGGAATATCCCTCCAGCTTGCCGCTTCCACCGCTGATCCGGCGCCACAAGCCGTGAACTCCACCCTTGCTCCCGCCATCCAATGGCGGCGTTCCAGCCGGGCAAAGCGCATTTCCCTGCGCATCGAACCGGTGGAAGGGGCAGTGATCATCACGCTGCCGCCACGCGCCAGCAAAGAGAGCGGATTGGCTTTTCTGCACGCCAGCGCGGGATGGGTGGAGCGCAACCTCAATAAGCTTCCCCAGCATGAGCCGTTTGCGAATGGCGGCACGATTATGCTCGAAGGGGAAACCCTGACGATTCGCCATGCGCCGGAAGCACGACGGGGCGTCTGGCGGGAAAATGACGTGCTCCATGTCAGCGGAGAGGAGGTTTTTCTGCCGCGTCGCGTTCTGGAGTTCCTACGCCGGGAAGCAACCGCACGCCTCAACGCGCATGTGCGCCATTGGGCGGAGATCATGTCCGCCAAACCTTCGCAAATCGTGCTGCGCGAGGTCCGCTCCCGGTGGGGCAGTTGCACGCGCGCAGGGCGCATCATGTTGAGTTGGCGTTTGGTCATGACGCCACCTGCGGTTCGCGATTACATCATCATTCATGAATTGGCGCATCTGAGCCATTTCAATCACGGGCCGCTTT from Kozakia baliensis encodes:
- a CDS encoding efflux transporter outer membrane subunit, yielding MGKFVKRAASLFLSTCLLSACTVGPKYEPDRMKLPDAFTETPHPATAEEIARTEAEMKEWWGQFNDPLLNRLVALAIKGNYDLLIADQRIIAGRAMREEAASAWYPQLDATAGGGDNRYSVNVDNWPLRPGNPANQPQASVLSYGAKASWEIDVFGRIRREVQASERAIDATIEARRATLVTLLSELANNYMSLRGTQLRLAIAEANVRNAQSEVDLTQRLYLEGVGNTLQTAQALSERDSERATLEPLHTQLSKIAHTVAVLVGDMPGDLEKELEEVPKEADGSVKLPNLPRFPATLPSIVVANRPDIRQAERQYAEDTARIGVAVAQLYPHFSIPLNFNPNASAMYQAFQVNAMSWSFMMLATLPLMHGGRFTSQVVEARAHAEASRLNYRRSVLNGFREVEDAMTAWQDDENYVQQLHKAAIESEQAADRARRLYAAGLTDYLNVLTTQRTMLGAQDREAVARTARLHDAVDLYISMGAGWQGMALRDTSLPIDAAKQSILAKAFSR
- a CDS encoding biotin/lipoyl-binding protein, whose protein sequence is MLLTRTLIRIVLTLAVLGVAILLGYTLWETYMIAPWTRDGRVRVYVVDAAPEVSGTVVSVPVHDNDFVHRGDPLFVLDPMRFKLAIREAEAHLASVEEDLKLRRNDAKRRMGLNGIVSAEEQEIYNSNVETQEDAVNAAKASLDVAKLNLQRSIVYSPVEGYVTNLNLRVGDYAHAGESRMAVIDSNSYWINGYFEETKMWGVHVGDVARVKLMGYREIIPAHVVSIARGISDQNGVPDKLGLQDVNPIFTWVRLAQRIPVRIHLDRVPPEVILAAGMTCTVTVGNPPRGQRGQLTTWLQNHL
- a CDS encoding DUF1656 domain-containing protein, with translation MLSEFDIFGVFIAPIAVYAIAAIPVTLLIRFILWRTGAIEWFWHVALFEVALYASVLCLLVLYV
- a CDS encoding phage holin family protein, whose product is MKVIDLGQEALQAQGQVMQRMALRIGRRVAYFVVAAIFGLFALVSVHGVMWAFALDVFHFSALGSAFFVLGVDLLFVVIFGLLGLRRVADPVEFEARVRRDRKFIEFKQAIAISTLTGILLGPIGRFTGRRAASGLRNIFMRK
- a CDS encoding ABC transporter ATP-binding protein; translation: MSASQRRPIPRLSLREIKLTNHSSALRLDVASGERLVFFGDAPAELSRLCDVIAGFVAPASGEILLDGRDITSLSPVQRPIGLLSDRDPLFEHLTVRGNIAFPLQARKETAANLAARTNRVLALLGLDAAAEKRVAELTPEQAFRTRLGRLIAYAPSVILLDDPLIGLDAAATRRSDALLATLARALELTIIYATPRRDEALRLGSRIAVFSGAELLQCADAMTLLDRPEDERVAVLFGEANALPGRVLELDDDVARIRLAAGGVVEAMADPELEEDTLCDVCIRPDRIAPLFGMSLAGEEDDPPLMATLQDLTHLGDHVRMRLRLEDGTEIELRRPPMQNLRGVVPGVKVQLAWQAGQAVAFPLRDAL
- a CDS encoding extracellular solute-binding protein, whose protein sequence is MSAPAMAHGWLQNTWHNLFGANAASRHSHHGTHHVQHHKPKTPAPPPPVFVVPTGTIAANALSMPDQPFALHEWDGSLITLREHALGAPTNWVAVLMDNTSLHFACRDGLVQMLPTIGDNTSLPAGTSPCGLPGGQSSLVLAWDRSRVGDPAPDWSDFWDVARHPGKRSLRLDPRSTLEIALLADGVAPADVYSVLSTEAGVDRAFRKLDQLRPYIVWWRTPEDATRIMSSGAALMIGTPIDELAALPKPVNFAVQWRQSLRQNLSWAIPHNVPNPSAEHVAIVLRDQAPRHEDTQDGPLPDGSILTINDNFWATHLESLQKRFQDWFSPPP
- a CDS encoding YcgN family cysteine cluster protein, translating into MTDDAPFWKRKSLGEMTKEEWESLCDGCGRCCLHKLRDDETDEIHYTNVACRLLDLETCRCSDYMHRFRKVRDCVSLTPALMEEIDWLPPTCGYRLVHEGRDLPEWHPLRSGNEESVHQAHISGQGRIVSERRAGALEDYVADWPGEYPSSLPLPPLIRRHKP
- a CDS encoding M48 family metallopeptidase, whose protein sequence is MNSTLAPAIQWRRSSRAKRISLRIEPVEGAVIITLPPRASKESGLAFLHASAGWVERNLNKLPQHEPFANGGTIMLEGETLTIRHAPEARRGVWRENDVLHVSGEEVFLPRRVLEFLRREATARLNAHVRHWAEIMSAKPSQIVLREVRSRWGSCTRAGRIMLSWRLVMTPPAVRDYIIIHELAHLSHFNHGPLFWKLVENHCPERREAERWLRQNGAALLRVG